One Porphyromonas pogonae genomic region harbors:
- a CDS encoding DUF4298 domain-containing protein gives MEKTNYNSKEREEVIAGKQELLKTLEHHVKYLAEVNRTIKIIDEHLAEMTDYYYNEWIDDYNNFESSGNYTVLSQDHIYNAMQDIYEKKIKILKKIVSKLQ, from the coding sequence ATGGAGAAAACAAATTACAATTCAAAAGAACGAGAAGAGGTAATTGCGGGTAAACAGGAACTGCTCAAAACGCTGGAACACCATGTGAAATACCTCGCCGAAGTCAACAGAACTATCAAGATTATAGATGAGCATTTAGCGGAGATGACGGATTATTATTATAATGAATGGATCGATGACTACAATAATTTTGAATCGTCAGGAAACTATACCGTGCTTTCTCAGGATCATATTTACAATGCTATGCAAGATATTTATGAGAAAAAGATAAAAATCCTTAAGAAGATCGTAAGTAAATTACAGTAG